A single region of the Nomia melanderi isolate GNS246 chromosome 12, iyNomMela1, whole genome shotgun sequence genome encodes:
- the Taf9 gene encoding TBP-associated factor 9 gives MAEKTKSMSHVKHIPKDAQVIMSIMKDMGITDYEPKVINQLLEFTYRYVTCILDDSRIYANHAKKKFIDLDDVRLAVKMQLERTFTNPPPRDVLLDVARAKNNIPLPFVKPSNGLRLPPDRYCLNATNYKLKNATKKVVGKPLHSLVGNNIQGGQSKIKVEGNKTGLSIVKRPGTLATVARTQTISIPKPVLKFSTATTGPATVKAQVSKPKIQITSGQTMPPVKMEIEDSMKRKREDDDYDIP, from the exons atggCGGAAAAAACAAAAAGTATGAGCCATGTGAAACATATTCCAAAAGATGCTCAGGTTATAATGTCTATTATGAAGGATATGGGAATTACTGATTACGAACCGAAGGTTATAAATCAGTTACTTGAATTTACGTATC gTTATGTTACTTGTATATTAGATGACAGTAGAATTTATGCAAATCATGCAAAAAAGAAATTCATCGATTTGGATGATGTTAGGTTGGCAGTTAAAATGCAGCTAGAGCGTACATTTACAAATCCACCGCCAAGAGATGTATTATTGGATGTAGCTCGTGCAAAAAATAATATACCATTACCGTTTGTAAAACCAAGTAATGGCTTGAGGCTACCACCTGATCGATATTGCTTAAAtgcaacaaattataaattaaagaatgCAACAAAAAAGGTAGTAGGAAAACCGTTGCATTCATTAGTAGGAAATAACATTCAAGGTGGTCAATCAAAGATTAAGGTGGAAGGAAACAAAACTGGTCTTTCCATTGTTAAAAGACCAGGTACACTTGCAACAGTTGCTAGAACCCAAACAATTTCAATACCAAAGcctgttttaaaattttcaacag ccACAACAGGACCAGCTACAGTAAAAGCACAAGTCTCTAAACCAAAAATACAAATCACATCTGGACAAACAATGCCTCCTGTTAAAATGGAAATAGAAGATTCCATGAAACGGAAGAGAGAAGATGATGATTATGACATTCCATAA
- the LOC116426096 gene encoding uncharacterized protein LOC116426096 isoform X2: MFRNKYQQGLLSVLYSCGSSPLEIWDMHILDDKNMHRRFRMSNFQSTTRVKPFCTSMPIGLSGGWNQIQFNLADFTRRAYGTNYIETTRIQIHANCRIRRIYFADRLYSEDNLPEEFKLFLPVHRKKCVREEDVKGRKETKKPEKVEDIEQPLFEATGEAGDEEKQKKGMSEEEPIEDEAAPSDEAKKVQIREDEEEDDDEIKPAEITDYEVEDEGPAEDEFEKSAVAAHVTSPGEVTEGETDAEEITADEGGEEEEEEEEEEEEEKEEEEENEVEQ; this comes from the exons aTTTTAGACGACAAAAATATGCATAGGAGATTCCGAATGAGCAATTTCCAAAGTACTACACGCGTTAAACCCTTCTGCACGTCGATGCCGATCGGTCTGTCAGGTGGTTGGAATCAGATTCAATTTAATCTGGCAGACTTCACGCGAAGAGCGTACGGCACAAATTACATTGAGACTACGCGCATTCAGATCCACGCGAATTGTCGAATTCGACGTATTTATTTTGCGGACAG GCTTTATTCGGAAGACAATCTGCCGGAGGAATTTAAGCTCTTCCTACCGGTTCACCGGAAGAAGTGTGTTAGAGAAGAAGATGTGAAGGGTCGCAAGGAAACGAAAAAACCGGAAAAAGTTGAAGACATTGAGCAGCCGCTATTTGAGGCAACTGGAGAAGCAGGGGatgaagaaaaacagaaaaaagggaTGTCAGAGGAAGAACCAATTGAGGATGAAGCTGCTCCTTCAGATGAagcaaaaaaagttcaaataagagaggatgaagaagaagatgatgacGAAATTAAACCCGCAGAAATAACGGATTATGAAGTTGAAGATGAAGGTCCTGCTGaagatgaatttgaaaaatctgcGGTCGCTGCGCATGTAACGTCTCCTGGAGAGGTAACAGAAGGGGAAACTGATGCGGAAGAAATAACAGCCGatgaaggaggagaagaagaagaagaagaagaagaagaagaagaagaagaaaaagaagaagaagaagaaaatgaagttgAACAATGA